The following proteins are co-located in the Camelina sativa cultivar DH55 chromosome 12, Cs, whole genome shotgun sequence genome:
- the LOC104733719 gene encoding uncharacterized protein LOC104733719 — protein MVNQKVMVSGFFNLEELLKTLKKKTGKKAEILKVNEKADMVEKEDDEPEVVLEENEEHETIIENNEDEKKIETPQTSTPEVEIHMAFLCEKFEVDVGKVISKFEGVKTCAVDIENQKVVITGDFDKEKLLKKLKKKMRKRINKMEQKKKDKEPIKEDEKFEMDRGIYINPSSVDEKEMSRYMMFSDENPNACSIS, from the exons ATGGTTAATCAAAAAGTTATGGTTAgtggtttttttaatttggaggAGCTATTGAAAACTCTCAAGAAAAAAACTGGCAAAAAGGCAGAAATCTTGAAGGTGAATGAGAAAGCTGATATggttgagaaagaagatgatgaacctGAAGTAGTTCTGGAAGAAAACGAGGAACATGAAACAATTATAGAGAataatgaagatgaaaaaaaaattgaaaccccTCAAACAAG taCACCAGAAGTCGAAATTCATATGGCATTTCTATGTGAGAAGTTTGAGGTAGACGTCGGAAAAGTTATATCTAAATTTGAag GAGTCAAAACATGTGCAGTCGatatagaaaatcaaaaagTTGTAATCACAGGCGATTTTGATAAGGAAAAGTTATtgaaaaaacttaagaaaaaaatgcGTAAAAGGATAAACAAAATGGAGCAGAAGAAAAAGGACAAAGAACCTATAAAGGAAGatgaaaaatttgaaatggATAGAGGTATTTATATCAACCCAAGTAGTGTTGATGAAAAAGAGATGTCCAGATATATGATGTTTAGTGATGAAAATCCTAATGCATGTTCTATTTCGTAA